A single region of the Leptospiraceae bacterium genome encodes:
- a CDS encoding adenylate/guanylate cyclase domain-containing protein, with the protein MPGFILHAVALSNLYEKHFLKLSPTWVNAILLLVTIPTCVFFSFFFQQMALRVLVPVAIFIGYSLLALFAFKLDIHLPLAGFWTAYPIAFLGSLGYLSFTEGAERRKYSKVLSNMVDPSIVSEALNDLEALKKGGERQITAFFSDVAGFSTISEQLSSADLAALLNEYLGAMTLILKKNHGTLDKYIGDAVVGIFGAPINSEEHFIESASASLEMIEKLKELRAYWTENKLYCKDAQEMDVRIGLNTGLAKVGFMGTDALASYTMMGDTVNLAARLEAAGKDYGVNILISEFTNEKIKEKFFTRKLDIVRVKGKNEPVQLFELIAVKGEESVKRRESAKIYEEAFSFYRAQQWDRAIELFKQSEETRGSKDKSAEMLIDRCEYYKSSPPGEGWDGVFTRKHK; encoded by the coding sequence ATGCCTGGATTTATTCTGCACGCGGTAGCTTTATCCAATTTATATGAGAAGCATTTTTTAAAGTTATCTCCAACGTGGGTTAATGCTATTTTGCTTCTAGTCACAATTCCTACCTGCGTATTCTTTTCTTTTTTCTTTCAACAAATGGCTTTGAGGGTTTTAGTTCCAGTTGCAATTTTTATTGGTTATAGTCTATTAGCCCTCTTTGCATTTAAGCTTGATATACATTTGCCTTTAGCTGGCTTTTGGACGGCTTATCCAATTGCCTTTCTTGGCTCACTAGGTTATTTATCATTTACCGAAGGTGCAGAAAGAAGAAAATACAGTAAGGTTCTTTCTAACATGGTTGACCCTTCCATTGTCAGTGAAGCATTAAATGACTTGGAAGCTCTGAAGAAGGGAGGAGAAAGGCAGATAACAGCATTTTTCTCTGATGTCGCTGGATTCTCTACTATCAGTGAGCAATTGAGTTCTGCGGATTTAGCTGCCCTCTTGAATGAATACTTAGGTGCAATGACTCTTATCCTCAAAAAAAATCATGGGACGCTAGATAAGTATATTGGGGATGCTGTGGTTGGAATTTTTGGCGCACCAATCAATAGCGAGGAACATTTTATTGAATCAGCAAGTGCCTCACTTGAGATGATAGAAAAACTAAAAGAATTAAGAGCATACTGGACAGAAAATAAACTTTATTGCAAAGATGCCCAAGAAATGGATGTGAGGATTGGATTGAATACTGGTCTTGCCAAAGTGGGATTCATGGGCACAGACGCATTAGCCTCTTATACTATGATGGGGGATACTGTTAATTTGGCGGCACGATTGGAAGCAGCCGGCAAAGATTATGGTGTAAATATTCTAATTAGTGAATTTACAAACGAAAAAATCAAAGAAAAATTCTTTACTAGAAAATTGGATATAGTTCGAGTAAAAGGAAAGAATGAACCAGTTCAGCTCTTTGAACTAATTGCCGTTAAAGGAGAGGAAAGTGTTAAAAGAAGAGAATCTGCTAAAATTTACGAAGAAGCTTTTTCCTTTTACCGAGCGCAACAATGGGATCGCGCGATAGAGCTTTTTAAACAGTCCGAAGAAACTCGTGGAAGTAAAGACAAATCAGCGGAAATGTTAATTGATCGTTGTGAATACTACAAGAGTTCTCCTCCTGGTGAAGGGTGGGACGGTGTATTTACTCGAAAGCATAAGTAA
- a CDS encoding toxin-antitoxin system, antitoxin component, which produces MPQLSLYVNSNTLKKVESAAKRENISISQWVRVKIEKSIEKTWAEDYFSLFGSISDETFQAPVKLDFKKDSKRSKL; this is translated from the coding sequence ATGCCTCAATTATCACTTTATGTAAATAGTAATACTCTGAAGAAAGTAGAATCCGCAGCTAAACGAGAAAATATTTCCATTTCCCAATGGGTTAGAGTTAAAATTGAAAAGTCTATTGAGAAGACTTGGGCTGAGGATTACTTTTCACTCTTTGGTTCCATCTCCGATGAGACATTTCAAGCCCCAGTCAAGCTCGATTTCAAAAAAGATAGCAAGAGAAGTAAACTTTGA
- a CDS encoding type II toxin-antitoxin system VapC family toxin has product MNFFLDTNICIYFLKGKKEEISKNLKRIKPEQVKIPSIVKAELLLGAAKSQNSKKNKDLILRFLEPFEIIPFGDTEAEIYSEIRSDLEKKGKPIGPNDLLIAATVISGNGTLITNNVNEFKRVPSLKVENWE; this is encoded by the coding sequence TTGAATTTTTTCCTAGATACAAATATCTGCATCTATTTCTTGAAAGGCAAGAAAGAAGAAATAAGCAAGAATCTTAAAAGAATAAAGCCAGAACAAGTTAAAATTCCATCCATAGTAAAAGCAGAGCTACTACTTGGCGCTGCTAAAAGCCAAAATTCGAAAAAGAACAAAGACCTCATTTTACGTTTTCTAGAACCATTTGAGATTATCCCCTTCGGAGATACCGAAGCAGAAATTTATTCTGAGATTCGAAGTGATCTAGAAAAAAAAGGAAAACCAATCGGACCAAATGATTTATTGATTGCAGCAACCGTAATCAGCGGCAACGGCACATTAATCACAAACAACGTAAATGAATTCAAGCGTGTTCCTTCTCTCAAAGTTGAAAATTGGGAATAG
- a CDS encoding adenylate/guanylate cyclase domain-containing protein, translating into MPRRKYIGYALAYVIIPVLINGIVATLSFTFLAPLLLTTEEFFKIGEAARSNDRVIQFFSYMSFIFPTSLGYIYNMPLIFYMLKKDRPVMPEKIKSIIINLPIVNATVSFAGWGLALVGSFISLKNNNIDFGTMSSIKYSFFNILMANLCFVLVYYIMDMVNKNFIRLTLAGENISAISRTVKISIRFRFFIFYITVAVTPCILLVDLILSILTDNKISGYYAQTAIIFFGIFLIGTVLTFFISNSFANPIKELQLATGQLQSGNLEATVSVNSNDEIGYLGERFNEMSLSIKEKEFIKDTFGKVVDPSVRDYLLNGNLALGGETRDVSVLFVDIRGFTTISEKLPPADVVNWLNQYFEQMSACITNEKGLVNKFIGDAILAVFGAPIPLTNHAESAVNAAIEMRKLAKELSQEFIKNGLPELKIGIGIHSGKVLAGNIGSLTRLEYTVIGDTVNMASRLEAYCKEVGKDLLITENTKLMLDSQFNIQSIGRIQVRGRENEIGIYSL; encoded by the coding sequence ATGCCTAGACGAAAGTATATCGGATATGCTCTGGCTTATGTAATCATTCCAGTTTTAATCAATGGGATTGTTGCAACTTTAAGTTTTACTTTCCTAGCTCCACTCCTACTAACTACAGAAGAGTTTTTTAAAATAGGGGAAGCCGCGCGATCTAATGATCGAGTGATACAGTTTTTTAGTTACATGTCCTTTATCTTTCCTACTTCTCTTGGGTATATTTATAATATGCCCCTTATTTTTTATATGTTAAAGAAAGATCGTCCGGTCATGCCCGAAAAGATAAAATCCATTATTATCAATCTACCCATTGTCAATGCGACGGTTAGTTTTGCTGGATGGGGACTTGCTTTAGTTGGCTCGTTTATTAGTTTAAAAAATAATAACATTGATTTTGGGACAATGTCTTCTATTAAATATTCCTTCTTTAATATTCTAATGGCTAATCTTTGTTTTGTGCTAGTGTATTATATCATGGATATGGTGAACAAAAACTTCATCCGCTTAACGCTGGCTGGTGAAAATATAAGCGCGATTTCTAGAACTGTAAAGATTTCTATACGATTTAGATTTTTTATTTTTTATATTACCGTTGCCGTTACTCCCTGTATTCTTTTGGTGGATTTAATTCTGTCTATTCTAACTGACAATAAGATAAGTGGTTATTATGCGCAAACGGCTATTATATTCTTTGGGATATTTCTGATTGGAACTGTTCTTACTTTCTTTATTTCAAATTCATTTGCCAATCCTATTAAAGAATTACAGTTAGCGACCGGACAACTTCAATCGGGAAATTTGGAAGCGACAGTCAGTGTTAATTCAAACGATGAAATTGGTTATTTAGGGGAACGTTTTAATGAAATGTCTCTTTCTATAAAAGAAAAAGAATTTATTAAGGATACATTCGGGAAAGTAGTAGATCCAAGCGTTAGAGATTATCTACTCAACGGTAACTTAGCATTAGGCGGAGAGACAAGAGATGTAAGTGTATTGTTTGTAGACATACGCGGATTTACCACTATCTCCGAAAAACTTCCTCCTGCTGATGTAGTGAACTGGCTCAATCAATACTTCGAGCAAATGAGTGCTTGCATTACAAATGAAAAAGGTCTTGTGAATAAATTTATTGGAGACGCTATTCTTGCTGTTTTTGGAGCTCCTATTCCACTTACAAATCATGCTGAGTCTGCTGTGAATGCAGCAATTGAAATGAGAAAGCTTGCAAAGGAATTAAGTCAGGAATTTATTAAGAATGGTTTACCTGAATTAAAAATTGGAATTGGAATTCATTCAGGAAAAGTATTGGCTGGAAATATTGGTTCACTGACTCGATTGGAATATACTGTCATTGGAGATACAGTTAATATGGCATCAAGATTAGAAGCCTATTGCAAAGAAGTAGGAAAGGATTTATTGATTACAGAAAATACTAAATTAATGCTAGATTCGCAATTTAATATTCAATCTATCGGTAGAATTCAGGTTAGAGGTCGAGAGAATGAAATTGGAATTTACTCTCTTTGA
- a CDS encoding lytic transglycosylase domain-containing protein yields MQRIREISQFTQEIEKGSSESFKQIADKPEFAKELDLALGNIDSNKQIHPTILPPKELTLKVDPVRDPEIAESIKAKQHKPRTIDEIIEFESKAKGLDPDLVRAVVKAESNFNPRAESPKGAMGLMQLMPDTAEELGVENPFDPRQNIKGGTKYLKELLDTFKNKDLAVAAYNAGPGAVRKYKGIPPYSETKGYVKKVNNYLNEYR; encoded by the coding sequence ATGCAAAGGATTCGCGAAATTTCCCAATTCACTCAGGAAATCGAAAAAGGTTCTTCAGAGAGTTTTAAACAGATTGCTGACAAGCCTGAATTTGCTAAAGAATTAGATTTGGCTCTTGGAAATATTGATTCCAATAAACAAATACATCCTACTATCTTACCTCCTAAAGAACTAACTTTAAAAGTAGACCCAGTTCGTGACCCTGAAATTGCCGAGTCAATAAAAGCAAAACAGCATAAACCTCGAACGATAGACGAAATCATTGAATTTGAATCAAAAGCAAAAGGTCTTGACCCTGACTTGGTAAGAGCAGTCGTCAAAGCAGAATCTAACTTCAACCCGCGTGCAGAATCTCCGAAAGGAGCAATGGGGCTAATGCAACTTATGCCCGATACTGCAGAAGAGCTAGGAGTAGAAAACCCTTTTGACCCGAGACAAAACATCAAGGGTGGAACTAAATACCTAAAAGAACTTCTTGATACATTTAAAAACAAAGACTTAGCGGTTGCTGCTTACAACGCAGGACCCGGAGCCGTTCGTAAATACAAAGGAATTCCTCCCTACTCCGAAACGAAAGGCTATGTTAAGAAAGTAAATAACTACCTGAACGAATACAGGTAA
- a CDS encoding Hpt domain-containing protein — protein MSNSDTKHFDLEELRSNLEDDEAFLIRYLGLLKNELDSSLLVLKEKFEKQDRDGVSSTAHRIKGTALNSCCGELSVLALTLEKTKEFDKEVMGQLIQKIESEIALIKTLL, from the coding sequence ATGTCAAATTCTGATACTAAGCATTTTGATTTAGAAGAGTTACGAAGTAATTTAGAAGACGATGAGGCTTTTTTAATTAGATACCTAGGACTTCTCAAAAATGAATTAGATTCATCTCTCCTTGTTTTAAAAGAAAAATTTGAAAAGCAAGATAGAGATGGAGTTTCCTCGACAGCACATAGAATCAAAGGAACTGCTTTAAATAGTTGCTGTGGAGAATTATCCGTATTAGCCCTAACGCTAGAAAAGACAAAAGAATTTGATAAAGAAGTTATGGGGCAATTAATTCAAAAAATAGAATCTGAAATCGCTCTCATAAAAACTTTACTCTAA